The sequence ACAAGGCGAAAAAATTTTCAAACAGAGGTTGGTGATCCATCTTTCTTGATTATAAAGGAAATGACAGTACAGCTACATTTGTGGCAATCTCTCACATGACAATCTGTCTAAGAACCTGCTGGTTGTGGTCAGAGGTCAAATGGTTGTTTTGAATTAGCACAAAACCCAAGTACGGTTAGTAGTGACCTCATTTTTACCTTCCATTTTGCCTGTAAATAGATTTACAGGTTCTAACTGAAAACACACtaataacatttcagaaaaaaaaaggcaaaactgatAGCAAAGGGCATGCCATACCTCATTAATAGTGCTTCCCAAACTACAGGCCTGGAAataacatttctattttaaaaatgctgcctGGGTTTATCGAGGGGATTGCATAATTCCTTCATTACCATGGTAAGCCAGTTAAAGCAataattaaaattagaatttCAAAGTCGTTAAAGTCAGTAGACCTGTAGAAAATCTTCCAGTGAAAAGAAGCCCTTTAAAACATTATCAACATGTCACAAATCCAAAGGAATCACAAACCCAGAAGAGCTGTTACAGGGAAATAACTTAAGCCTTTAATAGACTGCTCTGCAATGAGTCTTTTAGTCTCTTAAAGACCTGTGAACTGAATGTTACCTTTCCTGAGCTGGAATGGCATTAATAAGCTTTCCAGTATATTTAAAATAGTAAAGCAATCAGGTAGAGAGTTTGGAGGTGAGAGATAATTAGTTGAGCTCTGAAGTTCACAATTCCAGCACAGTAAAGGGGGCAAAGCAAAAGTAAGCTGTGTAAAAAATACATATGAgcatgcaaattaaaaatatttttgaaccCAAAGTCTTCTGCCCAGCCTGAGGCAAagattcaaatattttttgttaataaaGCAGAGGTATTTGGTTAGATCATCCCCATATGTATAATAGCTTCCTCCCCTGCAGAGCTtattagaaaaagcagaaatcgTACTCTGCTCAACAGAAAAACAAGACGAGAAAGCAATTTATTTCAATCACAACACTTTTAATAATAGACATTTCATCCAAAGAAGTGAATAGATATGAATAACCATGTAAAACTGCTATAGtataagaaattataaaaaaataaaatacctagATAATTGCTAAGTGGAAGTTTATGAGAGTGCATGCTTATGTATGACTTTTTATATAGAAACAGGCACTGCCATCTACGTATCCTTTTAAAAGCCTTCTGTTGCAAGCCTCTATTTTTGTCTTTGCTGAGAGAGAAGGAGCCAGCCCAGTTTAAAACAAGAGGAAATTGAAATACTGCACATGTGAAAAAGAGCAAGTGTGACAAAAGTGATTTCTGCTCTGACATTTTGAAGAACTAAAGGGTAAAGAGAACAAATTCTGACTAGAAGAGTGTGGATGTGACAGATGTCACTTGGTTATCAGAACATGGCACCCATATAAAATGTAGTATCGAGCAAATTCAGTCCTGCATTTCCTCCACAAAAATTGGGAATTAATTTGGTTTACCTGTCTTCAGACACCCAAGAATATTTTTGGTCTTGTTATTAGTGGATATGTGTCGCTGAAGCTTTTCTAGCACTTGTGAAGTCACCTGCACAGGCACAAACTTCTCAGGGCAAAGCTTTACTCCCACGTATAGGTAGATGTAGTTAAGATGAAGTGCCTTTGGATTTGTTGGACATCTCTAGCACTCCTACTGCAAATTAACCACACAGCAAGATGATCACGAGTCTCTAAAGATAATGAACAAAGACACAGAAAGGCATGGCTTGGGCCCAAAACCGTCATGAAGAAAAAGCCATCCCTGTTAGGCATAAACCTGTGATGGACCTCTGCAAGCAGTGAGTCCAAAATGCAGCCCTACCTCAGCTCAGGTCGCTACATCAATTCACACGGCAGTTCTGCTTTTCTGAGGGACTGTGCCACATCCTCATGGCAAGCCTGGAAAAGGAAAGGACATCATCAGCTGTGACAGCTGAGCTCTTGTCAAGACAGTCTCAATATTTGATAAAGTTCTTAGTGTATGTCCTCATGGGAGAGGCACTCATGGGTAGTCACAGATCCCCTTTCACATGCACATCATCTTGCTCTCATCCTTATGATAACACTGACAAGAAAACATAAGAGTAACTCAGAGCAATaataacaggttttttttaaattcaggtgaTATTTGACTGGCATGTTTTCATGCAAATGACATCATAACAGCTATGCAGCTTGCAAAGAATGATGGCATCAGCTAAGGAGACTTTCAAATGCATGAATCCCTTTCTCCCAATTTTCCAAAGGCAGTTCTCATTCAGCTGGCGCAAGTAGCAAACTAGATAATGTTTCAACAGTTCCTGGAGGCTTTCTAGAAACACCTTCCAAGGTTTGGGTCAGAAAGTGTGTTGTGGTGTACCTGAGTAATTCTAACCTCTAAGAGAAGTGTATGCAAGAAGATGAATGGTGAAACAGCTGACGGAAAAATTTACTTCCTCTCTCCAAAAGTACTGATATTATTCTAAAGGTTTCAACAATATggatatattaatttaattttaacttaaatagggttttcttttgtttgtttgatttgaGTTTTTATCTCAAAGAGGATTATGTCAGTTTTCAGATTAGATATTCTTCTATTCATTTGCACGAAAGAAAGAGGTGAGAAGTAAAACCAAGctgagaacaacaacaacaaaataataatcAGGAAATAAGTTTCttacatcttttttaaaattaaaatataactaaCTATTCTTTACTAATAAAGATAGTTTTTGTGAGAAATGGTAGTGCACTTAAAATCTATCAACCAATCTTTTTCTTGAGCACTCCCTGTGGTATTTATAGATAAACCAAATAAAACAGGTACATCCGTGCACTCTTTCCTTTAAATGAATACTATTTTAATATAGCTCAATATGAAGTGTGACTCAATATCTGCATCACTGATGGTATTGATATGGAGTGATTCCAAAATATAAATTGTGAACCAAACCCCATGCTGGAATAtgtattttaacatcttttgtAGGAATAACACAGGGAGACCAAGTTACTCTCCTACTCGCACAGAGTGACTGAGCGTGCTCATCCACTAATTGGTCCCCAGGAAGAAATCTCTCACCTGGTTCAGAAGCAGCCCAGGGAAAGGGAGAGCTTGTGCCTTCCACCTACACACAAATCCACCCACAGAAGTCCCTGACTCAAAGGTTCACatggcttgctgctgctgctggcttgaTTTGATTTCCTTAGCTGCCCTAAGAGCCCTTAAAAATCCATCCAGCAGGCAGAAGTGCCAGGAGCATCAGCCATGTGCCTCAGGACCTGATGTTTCTTTAATTCCATGAAGCAAACCAACAGTGACAGACTGAGCATGAATAATTCACAGGAGGGCTCCGGTGAGCAGCGTTGCTGTAGCTGTCCTTGTAGCTGTCGTGGCACTTGCAGCACAAGGGCTGCATGTCGAGGCAGCAGAGGGTTTCTCTCCTCAATTCCCCAAAGCAGTGGCCCACGAGAAACCATCTGGCTGGCCAGTAACCCCCAGTTAGTTCCAGTGCATCATCCAGGATTCACTGTGTGCAACACACGGTATCTGCTGGAGAGCAAGGAACCAGGCAAGGAGCCACTGTGTGATGGTAGTTGTTTGGGGCTAGGAAGAGTGGGAGCTGAAGTAAATAAATTTTGATCAGTGAAGGTGACAGAAGGTGTAGCAGCTACCTCTGCACCATGAGACCCTGCCAGGCAGGGCCTGAGAGGAACAGAGCTGCAACTTCCCTCTCCACCAAGCAACCTTGCCAAGATTTTGCATGGTACTGAGCTGAAGACAGACCAAAGTCAGCTCATGCAAGTGCTTTAAGAGCTGCCTTGCTGTGCCTCCTCGAGCCTTGagatgctggggtttcagccccgaggcccaaattaaggttgacatctgggtgattcccacagcccttcccaaaggggggtgagtttccctttaggcttccccccagggtggggccttgcagacagagccattgggtaaaggagccccaggggtcccgcagtgagtaacccaaggtcagggctcccactgagggataaaagctgggaccattgcaggaggggcagtgtctgtgtgtgagggggatgccctgtgcagagttccctgctggggaaggacctcccgcctccctgggactgggctccactcaggtctggcttttgtaaacgcgggctgtggagagattcagtctgtggcttccttggtctgatgtgtttggcttgttgacccggttgtctcccgtcccttctatggcagactgcatgtcaccatttatcccacccgttgttggtcgtgcggtgtcgttgttggggttagtgggattgatgtcgattatgtataatctgactgacttgtttgtacccgcAGCGCTcccccatggactgacccttgtgtatcaaatacaatttgctTATTGGTTCATCATTatactggctgtgtcctttatgctaggcctgataattggcaaaacaagccTCCATCCTGGCACGGCAACCAAAGGCTCGGATCACTTGCCACACAGTGAATCAAAAGTTATTATTTTGCAGATGTAGAGGAGAAAGTGTTCACTGCTTCTGACGTTAATGGAGCAATGAGCTACCACGGCCAGCTACCTCGTTGGGTCTGTCTACCATCCTGACAAAGTATGTAGACGTTACACAAGTCATTACTCATGATATACATGTATGGTAAAACTCTGATGGCTGGAGTCAGTGAGATTTTACCATCGATCCAGCAGAATGATGATTTCACGAGCCATTATCTCACTCACATAAAAGAGGGTAacactttgttttttccactgTGACACTTGACCTTCAAATAATCAGACCAAAGATACCGCTGTTATGAATATTTGATTGACAATGAAGTGAAACGACCCGGTTCTACAATTCATGAATGTATTACAAACTCTACAAACAGCTGTGAAGCAAAAAGTAAAGGCTGATGGAAGCAAGAGGAAATACCCATGGGCTGTCTGCAGGCACACTGGCTTCCCAGGGGAAATTGGTTGTCTTTGAACTGGCTGAGACACAGATAAAGGAGAAACCATCTCTTCCATGTGTCAATACTCCTGTTATTAAAGTCCTGCAAAATTTGTACACTGCTGATCAAAGGAGGAAGGTGAGACAATAGAGAAAGAAAGTGCAGTAAAAGCATGAAACTGAGATTTCCCAATTTTGACAGAGAAAATGGAGAGCAACAAACCTCAGTACAAAGGAAACGCATCAGATCTCAAATGCATTTTCAGGATAGACTTTCAAGTAGTTTTCTCAGTGTTGTAAGGCCTTAACCATTAGTTTCCTATTAAATTATCGTCTTAGATGTTTTAGTTAGGTTATTGCAATAGCCTACTATCTAGGATATTTAGGACATAACTGAAAATTTCATTGATCCCAAGTAGCTATTTCATCGTCTTAGTGGGACAACACGCCAAGAAAATTTTTCCTTTCACGAACACCCTAGCAAAGACAAATCTTCCATCCATGAGTCGTGGActtttttgaaatggaaaggtCAGCCCGAAATATTGAAGATTTAATCAGCTTCATGCTTTTGTCTATTGCCAAATATAgacaaaaatgtaaataaaaattactaCATGGAGAGTAATAAATTAATCTCTTATCTAGAGGAGTTTCACACTGTTGCAATATCCCTCCTGTTCAGTGCAATACGTATCTCTGTTAGGCTAGACCGGTATGCCTGTGGTATGTAGGCCACAAACTCATTAGCTATAGACCGTCCTAAAAAAGTGGCAGGAGATTTGTGTGATCCTTCTAAAAGAGGTCATTGGTGGATAAAATTCACCATTTGATTAAGATAAGGCCTTTAAGATAAGAATCTGTGCCTCACAGGGTCACTTCTGCATTTAATATATATAAAGTTCAATAGatgttctgtggttttgtgtgCTTGATAACAGAGCAAATGCCAAACGGCTACCGATCTTCTACACCCAGACCTAGTGCTGTCAGAGCTCACTGGTGAGAACTGATATTTATTAGTAACGCTTATTGCTAATTCATAATGTGGTCTGTCACTGAAATATTACAAACCAAACTTGCAGTCCCTGCCATTAGGGACTCACAGGCAACACGTTCATTTCCTCTACAGTGATAAAATATGCATAACATATTCTTTCCTCCTGATTTGTATAAAATGAAGCTATTTGATGGGTCCATCATGCTCCCTTAGGTATGCACGATAAATAAATCCAGAAGCATTCAGTAGATATCCTCAGCTGCAGGGATTACCAACAAGGGAATCAATTACGTAAATTACTTGGGCCTTTAGTTAGATATACATACTGAGACTCAAATCAGTCACCATGAGAAAACTTCAGCTTTGTCCTGAAATCTAGAAACCTTGTTCACTTGATTGTAGATTTAAGCCCTTTTTAGCTGCTAAATTTTTCCTGTAAACACTGGGAGTTTAGCCTTACTAATAACAATGTTTTCTTTACCCGAGAAACTTGTACAGCACGAAATACCTTGATAggagaatagaatagaatagaatagaatagaatagaatagaatagaatgcAAAGCAACCAGTAAACTATGAAGCATAGACTAGGAGTGCTTCATTCAATCAGGCCAACAATTATTGAAGTACATACCAAACTTTCTGCTTTAATTTAGCTTTCCCATACTGATAGGAAGAGTAGTAACATCTTACcaaactctggggaaaaaaaaggctggatGAAAGGAGAGGAGATTTCAGGTCTAGGAAGAAGGAGCTCAGAGATCATGCAGAGGATACAGGGGGTCTTCTCTTGACTGTCCTGCACCCACTCCTGTACACTTCTTTACTCCCCTGTAAAGAGTAGAGCCCACCCATAGTCCTGCTGGCCTCTCCTGTCCTTCAAGATATTTccaccattaccctttgtccacTGTTTCCTCCACACCACCAGCTCCACATTTACCCCCTCAGGACATGTCCACTACAGTGTCTACCCCATGCCACCCCCAAATCTGACCTTTTGTATTTCCTCACTTCTTCACTGAACCATTTCCTTCTGTCTCCCTTTATCTCAAACCCATTACTTTGGGAAAATCCTCCTTTCCTGACTGTAATCTCCAATCCTTTATCTCCAGATGCAAACTTCTTCCTTCCTTATCCATCCAGGCTTGACACTGATGCCAACCCCCCTGTCACACCAGGAAATTACTGAGGAGCAGAGTTtttgagcccagaaggcaacACAGCTCACCAACGGCTAAACACCACACTGCTTCCGAAAACTGTCCTGATAAACCCATCGCCTCCTGTGTTGTAAGGCAAGATAAATGACTAAATTACccagtgcctgtgctgctggtCCTTGAATGATTTCTGCAGCTGAGGGCCCTGCAGGATTGATTTAAGCCAAGCAGGAGGCTGAGTGTGGGGAGGAGGAGTCAGGTATCTCCCTGACACCAAGCAGGCATGAGATTTCCCTCTCCCATTGCCACCAggtttttcccctcctttttcccTGTCCTTCCCATTCTGGCAGCAAGTTTTGCCATGTTTTTCTCCTCAGTGCCCTGTGACTCATATAGCTTCTTCCTGGGGACCTGCAGCTCTCCAAGCTAGCATCATGCTACGTCCTGTAACATGGATGCCCTGCTCAGACTGCTGACGCTAGGACACTTTTCTCAGCCAGGGATGTTGCTTCCTACCCAAGAAGGAAACTTGCAGAGGTTCTGGTGTCTCACAGCAGTACCAAGATCTGCATCTTCTCTCATCTTCTTAACCTCCCTCTCCTAAGGTAGGTTCTACCTCTCATTTAAAGAAGGGGTCACCTTTAAGCTTTTCTCATGTGGCTTTGCATCACTGCCTCAGGAAAAGACCAGATACTGAAGTCCTGCTCCTCATCCATCCAGCACAAGGACAGGTACTTGTGTTTTGGAAACTGGCAGCTCTCGGGGTTCAGGGACAGGCCTGGGCTCTACACCCTGAGCCACTGCTCTGCTGAGTGCGTGCGTGGAGCCTCTGCGCGCCCACCTAAACTGTCCTGGGGACTCCCAGGTGTCTTTGATGACAGGCTTCTGTCTAAACCTTTAGAGCCTggcttaagaaaattaaataaaataaaagtggaaGAGAAGGGCCCTTCCTACAACACACGATGCTCCGACACCATGCACGGTGGCAGCTCTGCTGTTGAGGGGATGAACCCGAGCGTCTGCAGGGAAGAGCTGCTGTAAATCGAGCACGCACAGCTATGGCATGGGCTGCGGGCTCAGAAAAATCCGCCTAAGCATCTAGCCCTCGCACACGTGCAGAGGCATTTACTAAGCCACAATAACTGTGCTGCAGGGTATCTTTTGCCTTCTTATTGTGCAGGGATTAAGGCTTGACTGCCTTGATGAGAAAGCTGTCCCAATTGCTCACAAACTCTCAGCATTCCCagttaaaactgttttaaagagaCAGGAAAGGCAATCAGAAAACAGTTCCCACTCTGTCCTTTAAAACAAATTCAATTTTAGCACCTAATTATGTGCAATATAGACTCATTCCTTTGCCAAGCTGCTTCTCGGTTTTGATCTCACAGGGTGCTTACCCTCACAGGGAGGGAGGCTTTGATTAGGAAGAAGCAAAGAGTGTTGCAGGGGAGAAAACATGACTGAATAGCAAGACCGGCAGCACGTTGCTGTCTGTGCCACTCACCTGCTCTGTGACCTTGGGCATGTGACAGTGGCTTTTGGGGCTTTAGtttccctgtttttaaaggaGGATGGGAGGCAGTCATTCTCCTCCTACGCACCGTGCTTGGAGACACAGGACTGCAAAGTGCTAAACAAGAGCAGTAAAACCATTCCAGTAGCCTAATGACAGCTCCAGAGAAGTAGCAGAATACATCaaattttccccatctttttgAGCCCAGctaatgaagagaaaagaaagcccCTGCCCTGGCTGAGAGAAAGCAGCAACTGTGAAAGTGATGCACTGAAATGTAGGAAACACACTGAAGTGCAGGAatttggttacatggctgtttgcaAATTAATGGCTAAATCAATTAAATGAAAGCATGGGATTTCTCTTGAGGAAAGTCTAGTCACAATCgcaaggagaaggggaggggtTGTGGAGTGAGGATGACATAATCACGTTTGCGAATCACCATCACTGTGCATGCTTTAATCCATTAATGGGGTTTTTATCTGTGATCATAAAAAGCAGGTTACATTCAGCCTGGAAGGGAGTGAGGGTTggaagagaggggaggggagagaaagagcaagagagagagagagagacagaaagcaagagagaaagagagcaCAATTCAGTCGGTGAATTGCTTGCAAGCTTTGGGCTGATAATTAGGGATCTCAGGAGAGCAGTTTCTCAGAATAACCTGCTCTCCTTCGAATGGACCAAGTGGAGACAGTGGTTCAGTCCTGCTGATATTTTTTAAGCCCTCCTCGCAGTTTGATGGGCATTCCCAGTGCTTTTGTGCACGTCTCGGAAAGCGTTGACGTGGAAAGGAGCAGCGAGGAGGGGGAGGTTGGAGAAAGAAACGGCAGCTCTTCTAAAAATACGGAGGGCATGCAAGAGTGCGagcaggctggggaggagggcGAGGTGAGCGCGCCTCGCACCATGTTCCCCGGGTGCCGGCGCGGCACAGTTTCGGAGATGTCCCTCCTGTGACTGGACGCACCATGAGCATCTGGGAGGTGATCCTGGCttttgtggtggtggtgctgATGCTCGTGGCCCTGCTGGCCAACGTGCTGGTGCTGATGTGCTTCCTCTACAGCGCCGACATCCGCAAGCAGGTCCCGGGATTGTTCATCCTCAACCTCACCTTCTGCAACCTGTTGATGACTGTTTCGAATATGCCCCTGACCTTGGCTGGGATCATTTACAAGAGTCAACCAGGAGGAGATCAGATCTGCCACATTGTGGGCTTCCTGGAGACTTTTCTCACTACGAACTCCATGTTGAGCATGGCAGCTTTGAGCATTGACAGGTGGATTGCTGTCGTCTTCCCTCTAAGTTATCACTCCAAAATGAGGTACAGAGATGCTGCTCTCATACTGAGCTACACGTGGTTACACTCGGTGTCGTTCCCGATAGTGGCAGCTTCTCTCTCCTGGGTGGGTTTCCATCACCTCTATGCCTCCTGCACCCTGTACAACAAGAGACCAGAGGATAGGACACAGTTTGTGATTTTCACTGGGGTCTTTCACACCCTcagcttcctcctctcccttATAGTCCTGTGTTTCACATATCTAAAAGTGCTGAAGGTGGCACGGTTTCACTGTAAGAGGATTGACGTGATCACTATGCAGACCCTGGTGCTGCTTGTGGACATCCATCCCAGGTAAGGTGCCTGTGTGTTCAGCAAGTGAGATACTCACTGCAGAGGAAGCCAGGATGGGGTTCAGTGTTATGTTAAATACAGTCTGATCTGTATCACAacaggggatggggagggggagaaaacaaGCATCCTTCTTGACAGTTTCTGTTCTGCATGTTTCTTTTTACTTGTGTTAATTTTTCTGGTTGCAGAAACAACTCTTTCTTGTTATACCTAAGGGCTTGTTTTGGGAGGGAGAGCAAAGAAACAGACAGTTTTGGCTGAGCATGCACTTTCCTTTGAGCTAGCGATCAGATCACTGCCCTTTGTCTCAGAAGATGGATTTAGCGGTCGATAGATTTACATTTTTTGACACTGTCAGCCCAAAATGTTGCTGGATCCCTTAGAGGGAGCAGGCTGAGGCTGCACATGTCCCTTCAGTCGGAGTTCAGAAGGGAAGCTGGGTGCTGTGTGCCACTCCTTCACTCGGCAGTTTCCCTATTTCTGTGCCCTCTATAACTTTATCTTTCCTGAAGGCAGAATTGCAAGGGAATAACATCTGCAAAATGCATTCACTTGAGTGCCTATGTTTAAATCTAAGTGAGACAGACATCCGTAGCAGTGTTAATATGACAAGCAAGGGATGTATAAAGTTCATTTCAAATGAGTCTTTAAGTACAAGAGGAGAAAAGTCTCCTGGGACTGGGGGAATAATGAACTTGAAGGCAAGCACCAAACAGGTATGAATGTGTGCTGGGATGCTCTGCAAAAGAGTCACATCAGGGATTATGCACAAACTATAAATCTTGCCCAAATAGGCTATGTCTGAATCTGTAAGGGATGCAGATTTGGCCagaggagggagggtgggagagaCGGCTTTTCCTGGGACAGTAAGGGGATCATAGTGGCAAAGCTGAAGGAGAGAAAGCCTTGCTGAATGGAAGTCCAAGGGTggtgctgggcaggcagcaaTCCTGGCGAGGAGCTGGGGAAGGTACCTGGTGCCCGGGGGAGGAGGATGTCAGTGTGTGCTGTGAGTACGTGATGGCTCTGCCCACAAGAACCGAGAGGAGGAAACAGAGAGGACCAAAACAGGCACGGCTGGAAGGACGTGGCATCAGGCTGGTGAGAAGCAAGCAGCAGGACAAGCCAGAGTGATCTGCTCAGGAAACAGGGATATGGGAAATGAACCTGCACAGCTGTGGCAGGACAGGGTAGCTGATGGATCAGTGAGTCCTGGCTGAGGGTTGAGAAGCTCTGATGAGCTGGGGTGGATGGGGCTGAGACCCAGCTATGACTGGGATGGGGCAGCAGCGTCAGTGGGTGAGCTCTGCAAAGGGAAAATCAGAGGCACTGGTCACAGTGTGGAAAGAAATCAGCCTGGTTTGCTCAGAGGCTGTCTTAGGGCTTAGTGTGGATGGGGTGGGTGATTAGAAAGGGAAGGGTCTGATGTATTTGCCTGGAAAAAAAGGGGTGAAATGGTCTGGCTAAGTCGGGTGACAGAGCAGCTGTGAGGGATACGTGTGCTGCTCGGGGACAGTCAGAGACAGGGTCTTAAGGTTTAGACCGTGTCAGAGACTGAAGGGAaatgtctttcagaaaaatgCTGGCAGTGCAGGAAGGTATCTGATACGGGGGAAAAAAGTCTGCCTGGAAGAAAGTAAACCTGAGAGCAGTGGAAGAGGGCAGTCCCATGCCAGACATCCCACCTGACCCTCCTTGCTGTCCTTCGCAAGCTGGAGGCAAACCCCAGCTCTCCATTTGCagccagccaggagcagagctgcaggaatGAACGAACATGTGGCTGTCCTCAAAAAAAGGTCATATTTTGGGGATGCCTAAGGCAAATAAGGATCAGGGCAGGACAGCACACTGTTAGAGGAACAGAAAAATTTGCTCAAAATTCTCCAGTTAAGCTGCTTGATCTGTC comes from Athene noctua chromosome 5, bAthNoc1.hap1.1, whole genome shotgun sequence and encodes:
- the GPR26 gene encoding G-protein coupled receptor 26 isoform X1; translated protein: MSIWEVILAFVVVVLMLVALLANVLVLMCFLYSADIRKQVPGLFILNLTFCNLLMTVSNMPLTLAGIIYKSQPGGDQICHIVGFLETFLTTNSMLSMAALSIDRWIAVVFPLSYHSKMRYRDAALILSYTWLHSVSFPIVAASLSWVGFHHLYASCTLYNKRPEDRTQFVIFTGVFHTLSFLLSLIVLCFTYLKVLKVARFHCKRIDVITMQTLVLLVDIHPSVRERCLEEQKRRRQRATKKISTFIGTFILCFAPYVITRLVELSSVVHINSHWGIISKCLAYSKVVSDPFVYSLLRHQYKKTWKDIINKILKRSSINSSALTNESHNRNILQLNE
- the GPR26 gene encoding G-protein coupled receptor 26 isoform X2, producing MSIWEVILAFVVVVLMLVALLANVLVLMCFLYSADIRKQVPGLFILNLTFCNLLMTVSNMPLTLAGIIYKSQPGGDQICHIVGFLETFLTTNSMLSMAALSIDRWIAVVFPLSYHSKMRYRDAALILSYTWLHSVSFPIVAASLSWVGFHHLYASCTLYNKRPEDRTQFVIFTGVFHTLSFLLSLIVLCFTYLKVLKVARFHCKRIDVITMQTLVLLVDIHPRLVELSSVVHINSHWGIISKCLAYSKVVSDPFVYSLLRHQYKKTWKDIINKILKRSSINSSALTNESHNRNILQLNE